The genomic stretch TGCTGAGGGAGCACAGGTTGAGCAGGGCCTGGCGGTCGGGCTGGCAGCTCAGTAGCCTTCCCACCTCCTGGCTGGCGATCTCCTCCACGCAGGCCACTGTCTCGGCCCCGCTGGCTCGCACCAGGCGGCGCTTGGCCTCCTCTAGCCTGCAGTAGTTCTCCATGTCCCCAGCCAGTGCTCGCCTCAACCCGACTTGCTTCTCGGGCCCGACTTGCTTCTCGGGCCCGACTTGCTTCTCGGGCCCGACTCCACTTCCTTTACCCATGCCCAGTCGAGCCAGCAGGATAGAACAGAGGATGCCAGGGGCACGGAAGGCAGCAGCTTCAGCCTTCAGCCTCTCCACTGTCACCCGGCTGCGGCTCAGGCTCCGCTTCTGGTAGTACTCACAGGCCTCCTCGAGCACAAGTGTCTCCAGGTAGCCGATGCCTGGGCTGCCAGTAGGCGTGAGCCCAGCTCTCAGGCCATCCTCCGTCAATGCTTGGAGCTCGCCCGTCTCCCGGCAGCTCAGCAGGGCTAAGGGCCTGGATTCCAAGGCCACCTCCCCCATTGGCCTGCCCGTCTCTGTGTCCAGCAGGTACACCATCCTGTCCAAGGTGTAGGCCAATGTGGGCCCATGGAGTACCATCAGCATCAAGGGTTCAACTCGTGGGCTGGGCCTCAGCTGGCCAAGGAAGCAGACTGTCCCATCACTCCGTACCAGGCTGATCTCCCCTCCGGTGGCAGTAACCAGCAGCCCAGCCGCAGACGCGCTGACCGTCCAGAGGCCCAGAGGTGGCAAGTCAGGAAGCAGTCCTGCGGCGTCGGCCACCAGCTTCCTGAAGTCGGGCTCCACGGGGAGCAAGGTCTTGGTGACCACAGGGCCACGGGCAAGGCTGGTGAGAGTCCAGGTATCTTCCTGCGGCCTCCAGATCAGGATGAACTTGTCTAGGTTACTCGTGCAGCTGCTGCCCAAGTTGCAATTACTGGGGGCCTTGCTGTGGTCGTGGCTCGAGCCATTGTCTGGGTCGGAGCTGTTACTGGGGACCTTCCCGGGGTCAGTGTTCGGTCCCTTGAGCTGGTGGTTGTCGGAATTGTAAATGGAGCCCTTGACGTGATCGGGGCCGGCGTTCGTGTTCTTGTTAGGCAGCAGGTAAACGGCGTCGCCGGCAGCAAGCAGTCGGCAGGCTGGGCTGTTGTGCAAGACGACGCGAGCAGCGCCAAACGACAGGCCGGGCCCCATACTCCGGGAGCATAAGCAGCATCGCCGGGTCCCACCGCGGGGAGATACCTCCTCGCACCAGGTGACGGAGCGTCCAGACCAGGCGGCTGACACCATCCTCGCCCGGGGGTTGGAATTGAGTTGGAAATCCCTCTGCAGTGTCCAGACCGCGGGACCAGGGAGCCAGAGCTCGGCCCGGCCCTGTGGGGTAAGCAATAGGGTGGGCGGTCCGGCGCTCGGCGTCTCCTCCAGCTCCAGCACGTCCAGGAGCTCCTCAGGGGGCGGCAGGCGCCTATCCATCGGGCTAGCGTGTGGGTTCGGCCCGACCTCCAAGCCCAGCAGTCTGCGCTCCTGAGGCAAGTAGGCGTAGAGGCGGCCACTGCCGCCCAGGCGGCACCGAGCCGCGGGCAGCAACTCCCGCCAGGGGGTGAGGCCCGAAGGCCAGCGTGGTGGGTAGCGTTGCATCGGTCTCCTTGCTCCGGAGCTCCTCACTTCCGCGTCAGTGGGACTTCCGGGTGCGGTCGGGCCACGCAGGCGTACCACCACCACGTCAACAACATAATCCCGGGAGTGCACTTACGGACAGTATGACAGCAAGTCACAATGCTTTTATCAGGGGGGAgattcagtgtactttatattgcaaagataaaaatacataatcaacatttcagataAGTTATGGAAAATTTTCAGCActaataaccccccccccccccagcgtaaATCATGTGACAGGTCATCACtggcaaaccctccccaccatcaagtacATCTATGGGAACgatgccgtcagagagcagcagcaatcatcaaggacccacaccacccagcacacgctctgttcttgctgctaccatcaggaaagaggcagtaGGTGCcgtaagactcacaccaccaggttcaggaacagctgctacccctccaccatcagactcaatcagagaatcatttgagtcttttgcactttattaatttttaaaattctctgcattgtagtttgtttatattgatttgtttacatttgtatatagagtacagcttttttttgcactaccaataagggaTCATTCTGACTTttctgcaggagaaagaatctcagggttggatgtgatgttacgtgtgtactctgataataaatctgaaatctattggGGAAGGAACCAAGAGCCTGCAGAGACAGAACAATTGAGCAGATTGCTGCCTCTGATGAAGACATTGACTTCtgcggtttctgctaacctctccctcccttcccttagtcttctttcccttagctctccaccccttccctctctattaacAGAGCCATCCATCCTCCTCCTGCttgctcccctctctcccttattcacctcttagattcagatttattgacagactacatacttgacatcacatacaaccctgagattcttttttcctgcaggccaggcagagttaccacttattggtagtgcaaaaaaaaccccacaatgtacacatgcagacgaataaaaaaatagaaacaactacctgtgcaatacagagagaaaaagaaacaaacaataaagtgcagaagtgagagcccttaaatgagtccctgattgagttcattgaggagtctgatgatggaggggtaggagctgttgctgaacctggtggtgtgactcCTATagctctttcctaatggtagcagagaaaTCAGAAATGAGCTGAGTAGTatggatccatgatgattgccactctccctgtaaatgttctcattggtggggagggttttgcctgtgatgtcctgggctgtgtgtcCGCTATCTTCTGCAAGGCTTTTcactcagggctattggtgtccccataccagactggctttaatggcagcactgctgaaggtgtggaaatcagagaaacagtgCTCCTGCAAAGGGTCCTATTGCTGACAGGTCCATACAGGTTTCAAACCCTTTgacaaaggagctgatggtgattTATCTAATATTTTGCAACTGCAGGTTCTGGGCCCAAGGTGGCAATGCCCATGTTTGCAGTAGACACAAGGGGTTGCAATTtctgggggagcagcggactggcgcagggcactatTGCAAAAGAGAATAAGAGGATACAATCCAAAAGACGATGACCACACAATGGATCAGCAAAGGGCTGTAtatgtaggggaatattttggttccaatgatcataatgccattagtttcaagttaattatggagaaggacaggtctgggcctcaggttgaagttctaaattagagaaagggcaattttgaggaaataagaaaggatccagaatgcatggattgggattagTTGTTTTCAGGGCAAacatgtgcaaggtaagtggaggtccttcaaaggtgaaattttgagagtacaaagtttgtgtgttcctgtcaggattaaaaccAAGGTTAcctggcatagggaaccttgcttTTTTGAGTGATATTGTGGatctagttcagaagaagagaggtgtaacaggtatgggcaacatggggcacatagaaacataggagcaggagtaggtcatttggcacttcgagcctgctccgccattcaatgagatcatggctgatcttaaagttcagtaccccatccccgccttctctccgtaacccctaattcccttagactgaagaaatatatctaattccctcttaaatagattcaatgaacctgcctctactactctctgtggcaatgaattccacaaattcaccaccctctgggtaaagaaattcctcctcatcttggttctaaatggttttcctattatcctcgaaccatggccccaggttctggactcccccaccatcagaaacatcccttccgcatccattctgtccagtcctgccagaattttatatgtctctatgagattccctctcaatcttccaaactccagtgagtacaatcccaatttgtgcaatctttcctcataagtcattcctgccattccaggtatcagcctggtgaatcgcctctgcactccctccattgcaagaacatccttcctcagataaggcgaccaaaactgtacacaatactccaggtggggtctcaccaaggccctgtacagctgcagtaaggattccttgttcctatactcaaatcctcttgatatgaaggccaacataccatttgcctttttaaccgcctgctgtatctgcatgctcgccttcagtgactggtgcacaagaacccctaggtctctctgcacttccccatttcccaatctattgccattcaaatagtagtctgccctccagtttgaggAGGTATTTGAGGAATGTTAAAAAAATGCAAgctaaacctcaagaaataaatcaggaaagctaaaagaagacatgaggttgtttttgctgataatgtgaaggaaagttcCAAGGGTTTCTACAActttattaagagcaaaagggtagtaaaggacaaaattgatccccttgaagatcagagtggtcatcttcgtatggagatcttaaatgttttttttaatcagtattcactcaggaaacgggcAGTcatcctgagtaaatactgatttgCTGTCTTAACGCAAAAAAAGGGTGGAAagaatctccagggcctgacaagatattcccttggaccttgagggaggctagtgtagaaattgcaggaattctgacagaaatatttaaaagttccttagccatgggtatggtaccggaggattggagggtagcttacatgttccactgtttaaaaaaggctctaaaagtaactcGAAATCATATGCCAGTGAGCCTGGCATAAGTAGCAAGTAAAtgttggaagatgttctaaaagatcagatatacaattatttggataaccaggaactgattagagatagtccacatggctttatgtgtggtagctgcgtgacctgctgagtttcttcagcatgtctttttacttcaaccatgttgtttgcagactttcgtgttttactttgagtttctccatcacttttgtacCTTGCCctagacctcagcatctgcaggtttcttgTCTACCCACCACACATCACCAGCCAACACGCCACAATAGCATGGCCACCCATTTGAATTCTCCACCTCATTCCTTTGCTGATGTGTCTGTCCGTGGGCTTATGCGCTgcctgactgagaccacctgcaaattggaggaacaagtcttcatattctgtctgggcaccctccaagcaTATGGCATTAACATAGGCTTCTCCAGGTTCCGTTAAAATAaccccctcccctttcttcttccccatcacctttcaGAGGTGAGAAATCATTCTCACCTctcattatatccaattaacccctttAGTTGATTTGGACACCTCTCCCAGCCAGCagttgccactttcaggtgcattctccgccaagaatgtgcctgcagaagcggattcagacctgtggaacggtggttcaggtggcagcgctaaaagagcagtgctggccacctgaaaggggcagCTGCACGGGAGGCACCTCGGAGCGCCCTCCAACTCCTGTACCTTCGGGAtgtcagggctggggtggccggtgCAGGACAGCGCAGGATGTTAGCGCTGGGGTGGCCAGCAACATCTCacgccggtggggggggggggggggggggggggcacaggggCAGTGGGGCTGTCTGGCActtgccagctgattgtcatctccATAGCAGCCGCTCTCAGGcgcctagggggacttcagtgctatGGCGATTAaccctcttggaggagggttggaaagtgcGCCTTGGAggtgcctcctgctcttt from Narcine bancroftii isolate sNarBan1 chromosome 10, sNarBan1.hap1, whole genome shotgun sequence encodes the following:
- the LOC138744307 gene encoding BLOC-2 complex member HPS6; this encodes MQRYPPRWPSGLTPWRELLPAARCRLGGSGRLYAYLPQERRLLGLEVGPNPHASPMDRRLPPPEELLDVLELEETPSAGPPTLLLTPQGRAELWLPGPAVWTLQRDFQLNSNPRARMVSAAWSGRSVTWCEEVSPRGGTRRCCLCSRSMGPGLSFGAARVVLHNSPACRLLAAGDAVYLLPNKNTNAGPDHVKGSIYNSDNHQLKGPNTDPGKVPSNSSDPDNGSSHDHSKAPSNCNLGSSCTSNLDKFILIWRPQEDTWTLTSLARGPVVTKTLLPVEPDFRKLVADAAGLLPDLPPLGLWTVSASAAGLLVTATGGEISLVRSDGTVCFLGQLRPSPRVEPLMLMVLHGPTLAYTLDRMVYLLDTETGRPMGEVALESRPLALLSCRETGELQALTEDGLRAGLTPTGSPGIGYLETLVLEEACEYYQKRSLSRSRVTVERLKAEAAAFRAPGILCSILLARLGMGKGSGVGPEKQVGPEKQVGPEKQVGLRRALAGDMENYCRLEEAKRRLVRASGAETVACVEEIASQEVGRLLSCQPDRQALLNLCSLSNVFPAEAWRAFSHALGLRQGSDQPPSTSATPDQWKALFGPPPFPDQPAAFELACSLMYRFQPRWLPGFVEQAQRQLPGGRSYHSAPLYKRALSVLPLAWREAKDSAEMAVELLLRSQRPNAVLQAMRLLLERGLWRRAVEVASHFSAHGPLLRRELFAALLEQLCHHRELDPFLPNICNLCPPDASAPDLLQALLSALPPPGPQVGPYPRGSGCPLTLRLLRPLLTQVLWRGAKASELPESSFLPPPTPPREKKVVEGAC